A part of Thermocrinis albus DSM 14484 genomic DNA contains:
- a CDS encoding HU family DNA-binding protein, which produces MTRRRVVEKFLQNNPGFSPTLVGKALNLMLEEIICALEKEGVVRIQGLGTFRLDRTAVRKLRGKVYPSRKTVRFKPSKLLLSALKMGTKSNKIKT; this is translated from the coding sequence ATGACCAGAAGGAGGGTGGTAGAAAAATTTCTGCAGAACAACCCTGGGTTTTCTCCCACTTTAGTGGGGAAGGCCCTCAACCTGATGTTGGAAGAGATCATCTGTGCTTTGGAGAAAGAGGGAGTGGTGAGAATTCAGGGGCTTGGAACTTTCAGACTGGACAGAACAGCGGTAAGGAAGCTGAGGGGAAAGGTTTATCCTTCTAGGAAAACGGTGAGGTTCAAACCCAGCAAACTTCTTCTGTCTGCGTTGAAGATGGGTACAAAAAGTAATAAAATAAAAACATAA
- a CDS encoding translocation/assembly module TamB domain-containing protein — protein sequence MRYVGYILLLALFAYFLFVKPFLKLSLHLSDVGLGRGGFYVGEFWFQVDGWQGDVYFVGVKGLLLNPPSVKVKEARIIVVGLKPKPPKPFQYNFGPLLRRLQQKDVYIGALYVSVNSVPHKESYTVVVKDVFLKDGTIRSGDWSYLYILHQNSTDLMSILVDEAYLKEGKVYVEKATVTSDRYTFALRGVWNGMDGSFSIQGYVKGYTGTHVTVDDVKVRATGSFSYTHVRANIDLYCPMVFYKDIYYRNIYGKGEYLYLWHKENKLYGNLYWESSKALVNYDLHTRVMAVSFQHLPVYGGVWTGELVWHRKTGGLDLIAFSPYLMKDKVSLEGVQAHLSLEKGLGKFRLTSQKPTVDLSGDFYGNQAQGSVLLKDYLLQEGEFRSHLTWVGSWRKVGDTLYLWGDGKLTDPSYNTVNLPPVNFHLDLHGNTYNIFAQSEGLSLEGGGSLTDKSFKGNVFLKGFSLNTPSGVFRNLTGSMKVEWINGKGTLVGKITGNANFGTQEAFFDGHISIGNLSGNWEGLVQAHVGGSFGDGSVEARLHKNIWDFVYNIRGLGEGRGFYKPQEDLLTASGKVKVERSGFSLEGNYQLLSGKGTTHVRLKGEGSYWGARFPLLLSLERSNNGLKGYVEGFKIRKGVLWLDIGSIKLAEGGSLLWEGMKVSINSHMVLSVPEREGSYDLTNFTFRFPQLEFTGLLSGKGSLFYSKEKGISAYLNGRANLGSISDLVRSKLPAYVEGVVSFQLNYAGDLEVHLVSDGPLTVRSRFLGSYLQGPLDVTYKDRAVTGRWQLENGSSRLLMVLSGKDKNFAVRWYAKKIPVVYRLQNVFSSMLVDADGEVKTDLSSWYIKGEAKIGGSLYISKAPQGRKVPPPTWADKFHLDLKVSSYEPIRVQIPEGYILTRLKSSVSGTWRQPSYRVDLKLTGGELRYYGRRFVVRGGSFTLTDKERIMDLSIASSGPEYTTVIDLKGDPEFPKVIVRSEPPKDPKQVLADLLLGGGSGEGLISLNSALAASFPELGRLLESPGKLLGTEVRVNVSPQVGSSGEVGVRIRVSKELSQRAEVEYQQSTLKNPRETFGGAELKLIPQSSIGGRFYSDRSKEVRIRVKGKFDF from the coding sequence TTGAGGTACGTAGGTTACATACTTCTTCTCGCTCTGTTTGCCTATTTTCTCTTTGTTAAGCCCTTTTTGAAACTTAGTTTACACTTAAGTGACGTGGGTTTAGGAAGGGGAGGGTTTTACGTTGGTGAATTCTGGTTTCAGGTAGACGGCTGGCAAGGTGATGTCTACTTTGTGGGTGTGAAAGGTCTGTTGTTGAATCCTCCTTCGGTGAAGGTAAAAGAAGCCAGGATAATTGTGGTAGGGTTAAAACCCAAACCTCCGAAACCCTTTCAGTATAACTTCGGTCCCCTTTTGAGACGCTTGCAACAAAAGGATGTTTACATAGGTGCTCTGTACGTTTCTGTTAACTCGGTACCCCATAAAGAGAGTTACACCGTGGTGGTGAAGGATGTTTTCCTAAAGGATGGGACGATAAGGTCGGGAGACTGGTCCTACCTTTACATCCTCCACCAGAACAGTACGGACCTTATGAGTATACTGGTGGATGAGGCGTACCTCAAGGAAGGAAAAGTGTATGTGGAGAAAGCAACGGTAACCTCTGACAGGTACACCTTCGCGTTAAGGGGTGTGTGGAACGGTATGGATGGTAGTTTCAGCATACAGGGTTATGTAAAAGGTTACACCGGTACCCACGTTACGGTGGATGATGTAAAGGTGAGGGCCACAGGTTCCTTCAGCTACACCCATGTGAGAGCTAACATTGATCTTTACTGCCCCATGGTGTTCTACAAAGATATCTATTACAGGAACATATACGGGAAAGGAGAGTACCTCTATCTCTGGCACAAAGAGAACAAACTGTACGGAAATCTCTATTGGGAGAGTTCAAAGGCTTTGGTAAACTATGATCTTCATACCCGAGTTATGGCGGTGTCCTTTCAGCACCTGCCCGTGTACGGAGGTGTATGGACGGGGGAGCTAGTATGGCACAGGAAGACAGGGGGTTTGGACCTCATCGCCTTCAGCCCATACCTTATGAAGGACAAGGTGTCTCTTGAGGGTGTCCAGGCTCACCTCTCTTTAGAGAAGGGTTTGGGAAAGTTCCGACTCACCTCCCAAAAGCCCACTGTGGATCTCAGCGGAGATTTTTACGGGAACCAGGCTCAGGGTAGTGTTCTGCTGAAGGACTACCTCCTTCAGGAGGGGGAATTCCGCTCTCATCTTACATGGGTAGGTTCGTGGAGAAAAGTGGGTGATACCCTCTACCTTTGGGGAGACGGTAAGCTAACGGATCCTTCTTACAATACCGTAAACCTACCTCCTGTAAACTTCCATCTTGACCTTCATGGGAACACGTACAACATCTTTGCTCAATCAGAGGGTTTAAGTTTGGAAGGTGGAGGCTCATTAACTGATAAAAGTTTCAAAGGTAACGTGTTTCTTAAAGGGTTTTCCCTTAACACCCCCTCCGGTGTGTTCCGAAACCTTACGGGCAGTATGAAGGTGGAATGGATCAACGGAAAAGGTACACTGGTGGGAAAGATTACGGGAAACGCTAACTTTGGGACACAGGAGGCTTTCTTTGACGGTCATATAAGCATCGGTAACCTTTCTGGTAACTGGGAGGGATTGGTACAAGCACATGTTGGTGGTTCTTTTGGTGATGGATCTGTGGAAGCGAGACTTCATAAAAACATCTGGGACTTTGTGTATAACATAAGGGGACTGGGAGAGGGAAGAGGGTTTTACAAACCTCAGGAAGATCTTCTTACCGCATCCGGCAAAGTTAAGGTAGAAAGAAGTGGCTTCTCTTTGGAAGGGAACTACCAACTGTTATCTGGGAAGGGAACCACTCACGTGAGATTGAAAGGTGAAGGCTCCTATTGGGGCGCCCGTTTTCCTTTACTTCTGTCTTTGGAGAGAAGCAACAACGGTTTGAAGGGTTATGTAGAAGGTTTCAAAATTCGTAAGGGCGTTCTCTGGCTGGATATAGGATCCATAAAGTTGGCGGAAGGAGGTTCTCTTCTTTGGGAAGGAATGAAGGTGAGTATAAACTCCCATATGGTCCTCTCAGTACCTGAGAGGGAGGGAAGCTATGATCTTACAAACTTTACTTTTCGGTTCCCTCAGTTGGAGTTTACGGGCCTCCTTTCTGGTAAAGGGAGCCTTTTCTATAGTAAAGAGAAAGGTATCAGTGCCTATCTTAACGGCAGGGCGAACCTAGGTTCTATCTCGGATCTGGTGAGAAGTAAGCTACCTGCCTATGTAGAGGGAGTGGTAAGTTTCCAGCTAAACTACGCAGGAGATCTTGAGGTACATCTCGTGTCGGACGGCCCGTTGACGGTAAGATCACGATTTTTAGGTAGCTATCTGCAAGGACCTTTAGATGTTACTTACAAAGACAGAGCTGTGACGGGGCGTTGGCAACTGGAGAATGGGTCTTCCCGGCTTCTGATGGTACTGTCGGGAAAGGATAAAAACTTTGCGGTGAGGTGGTATGCCAAGAAAATACCCGTCGTATACAGATTACAGAATGTTTTTTCCTCCATGCTGGTGGATGCAGACGGTGAGGTGAAAACGGACCTCTCCAGTTGGTACATAAAGGGGGAGGCAAAGATAGGTGGTTCCCTTTACATCTCTAAAGCTCCCCAAGGAAGGAAGGTGCCACCTCCTACATGGGCCGACAAATTTCACCTTGACCTGAAAGTTTCCTCATACGAACCCATCAGAGTGCAGATACCGGAAGGTTACATCCTCACCCGGCTAAAATCCAGTGTAAGTGGCACATGGCGTCAACCTTCCTACCGTGTAGACCTTAAACTGACGGGAGGAGAACTCAGATACTACGGTAGAAGATTCGTGGTGAGAGGGGGTAGTTTCACTTTAACTGACAAAGAGAGAATTATGGATCTCAGTATAGCCTCATCCGGCCCAGAATACACCACAGTGATAGATCTGAAGGGAGATCCGGAATTTCCCAAGGTGATAGTAAGATCAGAACCACCGAAGGATCCCAAACAGGTGCTGGCGGATCTCCTGTTAGGTGGAGGATCGGGAGAGGGACTTATATCTCTTAACTCCGCTTTGGCAGCCAGCTTTCCTGAACTGGGAAGACTTCTTGAAAGTCCGGGAAAACTTTTGGGTACAGAGGTAAGGGTTAACGTCTCTCCTCAGGTGGGTTCTTCGGGAGAGGTAGGTGTAAGAATACGTGTTTCTAAGGAGCTGTCCCAAAGGGCCGAGGTGGAATACCAGCAGAGCACCCTCAAGAACCCTCGGGAGACTTTCGGAGGCGCAGAGCTGAAGCTCATTCCTCAGAGTTCCATAGGAGGAAGGTTTTACTCGGATAGATCAAAAGAGGTCAGAATTCGTGTGAAGGGTAAGTTTGACTTTTAA
- a CDS encoding HD domain-containing protein, producing the protein MFKEFSDPLYGSIRAFSHELKLIDTPTFQRLRYIKQLGVTYLVFPSAQHTRFEHSLGTMELADRMYRGFGLKDERELQLVRLAGLLHDVGHPPFSHTTEVLLGDRSHEDVGRRKILEGEIYHILRREGFSDEEIKLVCHMAFGKDSVVGGELGADRMDYLMRDAYFCGTSYGFFDRDRILNHLVLLEGKKAVRKSALRAVESFFLGRYFMYLQVYFHRVVRILNIHLLDLLKELIKAGDLNKEDLENLTDAHLLTLILKDPNRPSVRRLFNREHYREVVSTEDEDYFEAVKKRLLERYPEEKLRFDIAHKKPLDHNLWIEDEGKCRSLTELSYLVSHLRDIKIMRVYADPSIKNDVEEFIKKIL; encoded by the coding sequence ATGTTCAAGGAGTTTTCTGATCCTCTTTACGGTTCTATAAGGGCCTTTAGTCATGAGCTTAAGCTTATAGACACACCCACTTTTCAGAGACTTAGGTACATAAAGCAGCTGGGTGTAACCTATCTGGTGTTTCCATCTGCACAACACACACGCTTTGAGCATTCCTTAGGCACTATGGAGCTGGCAGACAGAATGTACAGGGGCTTTGGTCTCAAGGACGAAAGAGAGCTACAGCTGGTTAGACTGGCAGGGCTTCTTCATGATGTGGGCCACCCGCCCTTCTCCCATACCACAGAGGTGCTTCTGGGAGACAGAAGCCATGAAGATGTTGGCAGAAGAAAGATTCTGGAGGGAGAGATATACCATATTCTGCGTCGCGAAGGATTCTCTGACGAGGAGATAAAACTGGTGTGCCATATGGCCTTTGGAAAGGACAGTGTAGTAGGGGGTGAGCTGGGAGCAGACAGAATGGACTATCTAATGAGAGATGCCTACTTTTGTGGTACATCTTACGGCTTCTTTGATAGGGACAGGATACTTAATCATCTGGTTTTACTGGAAGGTAAGAAGGCGGTGAGAAAGAGCGCATTGAGGGCTGTGGAGAGCTTTTTCTTAGGAAGGTACTTTATGTACCTTCAGGTATACTTTCACCGAGTAGTTAGAATCCTCAACATACATCTTTTGGATCTGTTGAAGGAACTTATAAAGGCCGGGGACTTAAATAAGGAGGACCTAGAAAACTTAACAGACGCTCATCTCCTGACCCTCATACTGAAGGACCCTAACAGACCTTCCGTGAGGAGACTCTTTAACAGGGAACATTATAGGGAAGTTGTATCCACCGAAGATGAAGATTACTTTGAGGCGGTGAAGAAGAGACTTCTGGAACGCTACCCGGAGGAGAAGCTAAGGTTTGATATAGCCCACAAAAAGCCCCTGGATCATAACCTGTGGATAGAGGACGAAGGTAAGTGTAGGTCTCTTACGGAGCTGTCCTACCTTGTGTCCCATCTTAGGGACATTAAAATAATGCGAGTGTACGCAGATCCCTCCATAAAGAACGATGTGGAAGAGTTTATTAAGAAGATACTATAA
- a CDS encoding transglutaminaseTgpA domain-containing protein, translating into MWKSLLRRYYKTKFLSLALVYITCGIAVLSLLSAADFPVWLLFTTLFLTGLLMEVRSRHPIRRWVLNTVGVLFSLYFLTGIRWENIIKPLSHTVLLLIAIKSLEEKKPRDMYQILLLGLLGVALSTLYNIGPLFLLIFLLFLFLSLSSLVAVNLYREMGDAELTQEDLLEYAKVSLFFGIGVFLLSVPFFVLLPRSPTPLLDLWGRREGLRTGLANSVELNKVGIIQQDNSVILRAYGLPKGMKDLYWRVQVFDTYRNGTWTRSPYTPVYPLRNAPGIPYTVVLEPTYDSYLPVLDYPVGPIRIEGTAYSVRLEKGTVLRLSAPITKPIKYTISYSPVMWPQDPPQPYTEVPEDIPPGIKELARRLAKDTKTDMEKVKRVVDYFSKGFSYSLKLESYEGDPLEYFLFVSKKGNCEFYASATALLLRLMGVPARVVGGFRGAVWNEIGNYYIVTNAMAHVWVEAYVDGRWVRVDTTPPALPPNIPEVYKFMDAIVSFWYNNVVGFSSEKQRELWVNFVRKGTNWESWKAFLTKASLLMAFLLLLYFGLRLYTHHSPTPEKLYRDLCRILGVEGYLPEEVIRLYKDTELYPYVEYVVRLYQRYKYSPYRIYESELREAKRALLNIRTRKKSKG; encoded by the coding sequence ATGTGGAAGAGTTTATTAAGAAGATACTATAAGACCAAGTTTCTCTCCCTTGCCCTTGTTTACATTACCTGCGGTATAGCGGTTCTGTCTTTGCTTAGTGCCGCAGATTTTCCTGTATGGCTCTTGTTTACCACCCTTTTCCTTACCGGCCTTTTGATGGAGGTAAGATCTCGCCATCCCATCCGAAGGTGGGTACTTAACACGGTAGGCGTTCTTTTCTCCCTATATTTTCTCACAGGGATAAGGTGGGAAAATATCATCAAACCCCTCTCTCACACAGTTCTCCTCCTGATAGCCATAAAGTCCCTTGAGGAAAAGAAGCCAAGGGATATGTACCAGATACTTCTTCTGGGACTACTGGGTGTAGCCCTCTCCACCCTCTACAACATAGGTCCACTCTTTCTGCTGATATTCCTGCTGTTTCTCTTTCTTTCTCTCTCCTCTCTGGTGGCGGTAAATCTCTACAGAGAGATGGGAGATGCAGAATTAACACAGGAGGATCTTTTAGAGTACGCTAAGGTGTCCCTCTTCTTCGGGATAGGGGTTTTTCTTTTGTCAGTACCTTTCTTTGTTCTTTTACCCAGGAGTCCCACGCCTCTTTTAGATCTCTGGGGTAGAAGAGAGGGGCTTAGGACGGGACTTGCCAACAGTGTGGAACTCAACAAGGTAGGTATCATACAGCAGGATAACTCGGTGATACTAAGAGCTTACGGACTTCCCAAAGGTATGAAGGATCTTTACTGGAGAGTGCAGGTCTTTGATACCTACAGAAACGGGACGTGGACGAGAAGCCCCTACACTCCTGTGTATCCTTTGAGAAACGCTCCCGGCATCCCCTATACGGTAGTTTTGGAACCCACCTACGATAGTTATCTGCCCGTTTTAGACTATCCTGTGGGACCGATACGCATTGAAGGGACTGCCTACTCCGTTAGGTTAGAGAAAGGTACAGTACTGCGCCTATCGGCGCCCATCACCAAGCCTATAAAGTACACCATCTCTTACTCTCCCGTAATGTGGCCTCAGGATCCACCTCAACCCTATACGGAGGTTCCCGAAGACATCCCACCCGGTATAAAAGAACTGGCCCGCAGACTCGCCAAAGATACGAAAACCGACATGGAAAAAGTTAAAAGAGTTGTAGATTACTTTTCTAAAGGCTTCAGCTACAGTCTCAAGTTGGAGAGTTATGAAGGGGATCCCCTTGAGTACTTCCTCTTTGTCTCCAAGAAGGGTAACTGTGAGTTTTATGCCAGCGCCACCGCCTTACTGCTAAGATTGATGGGGGTGCCGGCCCGTGTGGTGGGGGGATTCAGGGGTGCTGTATGGAACGAAATAGGGAACTATTACATAGTCACCAACGCTATGGCACACGTGTGGGTGGAAGCTTACGTAGATGGCCGTTGGGTTAGGGTGGACACCACACCTCCGGCCCTACCCCCCAATATTCCTGAAGTCTACAAATTCATGGATGCTATCGTAAGCTTTTGGTACAACAACGTGGTTGGTTTCTCCTCTGAGAAGCAGAGGGAGCTTTGGGTAAACTTTGTGAGGAAGGGTACAAACTGGGAAAGCTGGAAAGCTTTCCTTACGAAAGCGTCTTTGCTGATGGCTTTCCTTCTCCTCCTTTACTTTGGCCTCAGACTGTACACCCACCACTCACCTACACCCGAAAAACTCTACAGAGATCTCTGCCGAATCCTTGGCGTAGAAGGTTACCTTCCGGAGGAAGTCATAAGGCTGTATAAGGATACCGAGTTGTATCCCTATGTGGAGTATGTGGTTAGACTCTATCAAAGGTACAAGTATTCTCCCTATCGCATCTACGAAAGTGAACTTAGGGAGGCAAAAAGGGCTCTCCTCAACATTCGCACGAGGAAGAAGAGTAAGGGATAA
- a CDS encoding class I SAM-dependent methyltransferase, which translates to MQALREMVEGLSEFVPGGITVELPGGTRVGAGSCRVVIKDDRVLRDILRDPEMGFGEHYMKGNLAVEGDLESFLRGCFLYLQRKKEEKNLGFDLMRALLRMLGLIRRWEEREVRKHYDLGNEFYSLWLDSSMTYSCAFFASPGMTLEHAQQEKRRIIYEKLQLTEGDTLLDIGCGWGSIITEVATLYPIRAVGITLSKNQYQYVKEKILQEGLEGRVEVYLMHYEELPKLGRKFNKVVSVGMFEHVGKGRHRKFFQVVSDILEEGGLFLLHTIGKVHPSSQSRWIRKYIFPGGYIPSIEEILRACEGLGFNLIDIDDWRIHYYRTLKEWRKRFHQNKDHVISLYGEEFFRMWDLYLTASAVSFYVGSNHLFQFLFSKGVINSYPVMRRVFLQSPVASHSV; encoded by the coding sequence ATGCAAGCGTTACGAGAGATGGTGGAAGGTCTTTCCGAATTTGTACCCGGTGGTATCACCGTTGAACTTCCCGGAGGGACACGTGTAGGTGCAGGTAGTTGCAGAGTAGTGATAAAAGACGATAGAGTCCTGAGGGACATACTGAGGGATCCTGAGATGGGTTTTGGTGAGCATTACATGAAGGGTAACTTAGCGGTGGAGGGTGATCTGGAGAGTTTCCTGAGAGGGTGTTTCCTGTACCTACAGAGAAAGAAGGAAGAGAAAAACCTCGGGTTTGACCTGATGAGGGCTCTTCTGAGAATGCTGGGTCTCATACGCAGGTGGGAGGAGAGGGAGGTAAGAAAACACTACGATCTTGGAAATGAGTTTTACAGTTTGTGGTTGGATAGTTCCATGACTTACTCATGTGCTTTCTTTGCCAGCCCCGGTATGACATTGGAACATGCCCAGCAGGAGAAGAGGAGGATCATATACGAAAAACTACAGCTTACGGAGGGTGACACCCTTCTGGACATAGGGTGCGGCTGGGGTTCCATAATAACCGAGGTGGCTACCCTTTATCCTATAAGAGCGGTAGGCATAACCCTTTCCAAAAATCAGTATCAGTACGTAAAGGAGAAGATACTACAAGAAGGTCTGGAGGGTAGGGTGGAGGTGTATCTGATGCATTACGAAGAGCTTCCCAAATTAGGCAGGAAGTTTAACAAAGTGGTGTCCGTTGGTATGTTTGAACACGTGGGAAAGGGCAGACACAGGAAGTTCTTTCAGGTGGTGAGCGATATACTGGAGGAAGGTGGACTGTTTTTACTGCACACCATAGGTAAGGTGCATCCATCTTCCCAGAGCAGATGGATAAGGAAGTACATATTTCCCGGAGGATACATACCCTCCATTGAGGAGATCCTCAGGGCGTGTGAGGGTCTTGGCTTTAACCTGATAGATATAGACGACTGGAGGATCCATTACTATAGAACCCTTAAGGAATGGAGAAAAAGGTTTCATCAAAACAAAGATCATGTGATATCCCTTTACGGAGAAGAGTTTTTCAGGATGTGGGATCTTTATCTGACCGCCTCTGCTGTTTCTTTCTACGTGGGTAGCAACCACCTCTTTCAGTTCCTCTTCTCCAAGGGTGTGATAAACTCCTACCCCGTTATGAGGAGGGTGTTTCTGCAATCTCCCGTAGCATCCCACTCTGTATAA
- a CDS encoding ABC transporter ATP-binding protein has product MNLVIEVQDLRKVINGREILKGVSFYVKEGEIFTIIGGSGSGKTSITRCLVGLWKPTAGIVKIFGEDINSLNPQRLDQLRRKIGYVFQGAALFDSLRVWENVVFFYLERGKMKEEELRRIALEKLRLVGLGEEVMDLFPSELSGGMRKRVGIARAIATEPKIIIYDEPTSGLDPITSRLIDRLILDLREKTGATAVVVSHDLVSAFSISDRLMLLKEGEVVATGSREDFLRSTDPFVVEFIQSGMLREIAETPSS; this is encoded by the coding sequence ATGAACTTGGTTATAGAGGTACAGGATCTTCGGAAGGTTATCAACGGAAGGGAGATACTAAAGGGAGTGAGCTTTTATGTAAAAGAAGGAGAGATATTTACCATAATAGGTGGTAGCGGAAGTGGAAAAACATCCATAACGAGGTGTTTGGTAGGTCTCTGGAAACCCACGGCGGGCATAGTAAAGATATTCGGAGAGGATATAAACTCTCTAAATCCGCAACGGTTGGACCAACTGCGCAGGAAGATAGGGTATGTTTTCCAGGGTGCTGCTCTCTTTGACAGTCTGCGTGTATGGGAAAACGTGGTGTTCTTCTACTTAGAGCGCGGTAAGATGAAGGAAGAGGAGCTCAGAAGGATAGCCTTGGAAAAACTCAGATTGGTGGGTCTGGGGGAGGAGGTCATGGATCTCTTCCCCTCCGAACTGTCGGGTGGTATGCGAAAGAGGGTAGGAATAGCGAGGGCTATAGCCACAGAACCTAAGATCATCATATACGACGAGCCAACGTCGGGACTAGATCCTATCACCAGTAGACTGATAGACAGACTTATCTTGGATCTGAGGGAAAAAACCGGAGCAACAGCCGTTGTGGTTTCTCACGATCTTGTATCTGCCTTCAGTATATCGGACCGCCTCATGCTCCTAAAAGAAGGCGAGGTAGTGGCTACGGGTAGCAGGGAGGACTTCCTGCGATCCACAGATCCCTTCGTTGTGGAGTTTATACAGAGTGGGATGCTACGGGAGATTGCAGAAACACCCTCCTCATAA
- a CDS encoding pyridoxamine 5'-phosphate oxidase family protein, which translates to MLPRDMVDLMRDMGVFPSILATCDNDGNVHLTFLTWVYPVDERTLRIALSSNATSSKNLQQTGKACIMLIAQDKALSCYGTAKLVKEKIESVKFPVSVFELSVERVENNLFPGGTITGTIPFVHTGDLLKASQLDAAVLEALKNL; encoded by the coding sequence ATGCTACCGAGGGACATGGTAGATCTTATGAGGGACATGGGAGTGTTCCCGTCCATTTTGGCCACCTGCGATAATGATGGTAACGTGCATCTTACCTTTCTCACCTGGGTTTATCCGGTAGATGAGAGGACACTGCGCATAGCCCTCAGCAGTAACGCCACCAGCAGCAAAAACTTACAGCAAACAGGTAAAGCTTGTATCATGCTGATAGCCCAAGATAAGGCTCTGTCTTGCTATGGAACTGCAAAGCTCGTTAAGGAGAAAATAGAAAGCGTTAAGTTTCCTGTGTCTGTCTTTGAACTGTCGGTGGAGAGGGTGGAGAATAACCTCTTCCCAGGCGGCACTATAACAGGCACCATACCCTTTGTTCACACAGGAGACCTCTTAAAGGCGTCCCAGTTGGACGCAGCCGTGCTGGAAGCCCTGAAAAACCTATGA
- a CDS encoding CDP-alcohol phosphatidyltransferase family protein codes for MSYLTRELKPYIEKGLGPLVETLHRLGVTPNSITLTGFLLVCAGSYVLYAGQKLPAVLLLTLGATMDMLDGVLARRSGRRDPFGAFLDSFLDRLSDAAPMVAIAMSSESKLLLLLSFTTMITSFGVSYARARAEGLGFNINVGLFERPERWILFLTGLVLDMLTLTLIILSVGSTVTILQRVYTLRKLTERR; via the coding sequence ATGAGTTATCTAACAAGAGAACTCAAACCCTACATAGAGAAAGGTCTTGGGCCTTTGGTGGAAACACTGCATCGTCTAGGTGTAACACCCAACAGCATAACCCTAACAGGTTTCTTACTGGTGTGTGCAGGGTCCTACGTCCTTTACGCAGGGCAGAAACTTCCGGCGGTACTTCTCCTGACCTTAGGGGCCACGATGGACATGTTAGACGGGGTACTGGCCAGAAGGTCCGGTAGGAGGGACCCTTTCGGTGCCTTTTTGGACTCTTTTTTGGATAGACTCTCGGACGCTGCACCCATGGTGGCCATAGCCATGTCCTCTGAGAGTAAGCTCCTCCTCTTACTTTCTTTCACCACCATGATCACATCCTTTGGTGTCAGTTACGCCAGAGCAAGGGCTGAGGGACTAGGTTTTAACATCAACGTAGGGCTTTTTGAAAGGCCGGAGCGTTGGATACTGTTTTTGACGGGTCTGGTGTTGGATATGCTAACGTTGACCCTCATTATCCTTTCGGTGGGTTCCACGGTAACAATACTTCAGAGGGTTTATACTTTAAGGAAACTCACCGAAAGGAGGTAA
- the ureA gene encoding urease subunit gamma: MNLTPREVEKLLIYVAAELAKKRKEKGLKLNYVEAYAIIACEILEGIREGKSVAELMDLGTKILRKEDVMEGVPEMLEIVQVEGTFPDGTKLVTIHNPIRE; this comes from the coding sequence ATGAATCTCACGCCAAGGGAGGTTGAAAAACTCTTAATATATGTAGCTGCCGAGCTTGCTAAAAAAAGAAAAGAGAAAGGGTTAAAATTAAATTATGTTGAGGCATATGCCATTATAGCATGTGAAATTCTTGAGGGTATAAGAGAAGGAAAATCTGTTGCAGAGCTTATGGATTTAGGAACAAAAATTCTTAGAAAAGAGGATGTTATGGAGGGTGTTCCTGAAATGCTTGAAATTGTTCAAGTGGAAGGGACATTCCCAGATGGTACAAAGTTAGTTACAATTCATAATCCTATTAGAGAATAA
- a CDS encoding ribulose-phosphate 3-epimerase: MKFLALFVLSADSWNLGEQVEAVVKGGADLIHLDVMDGRFVPDITFCPVLAD; encoded by the coding sequence ATGAAGTTTCTTGCGCTTTTTGTGCTTTCTGCGGACTCTTGGAATTTGGGTGAGCAGGTAGAAGCGGTAGTAAAGGGTGGCGCAGACCTTATCCATCTTGATGTAATGGATGGGCGTTTTGTTCCAGACATAACCTTTTGTCCGGTGCTTGCAGACTGA